From Xenopus laevis strain J_2021 chromosome 7L, Xenopus_laevis_v10.1, whole genome shotgun sequence, one genomic window encodes:
- the LOC108695762 gene encoding protein kinase C delta type gives MKRSHQDFNDLSPTTSQKKKRRQESKDQEEEKLKKKRERSLEQQMPDECCREEKRRRDESDKGAAGPMKAQAQPSRLNPLSISSYNFYSKLGAGAFAKVMLAKLGGKKPYVAVKSILKTEKTKYENLLTEAHILKISRDSPFLCQGYAAFQTQRHAFFVMEYLSGGSLEDELEQHGSLPIDRVKFHSAEVICGLQFLHGDGIIHRDIKPMNILLDHQGHTKISDFGLAKENISPGDTTTGWAGTLVYMAPEILHKGSYNAAVDWWSFGITICDLATGNIPFNNSSKTKLINSIKFHDPKIPDELDKDLKDLLRRLLKRKPKRRLGLRGDIRSHPFYQSINWVVLEEEGLQPPFQPITPADKLFQPYDGKRPLSFLNEEEATPGDRNIVPGYSFLNSSWLE, from the exons atgaagaggAGTCATCAGGATTTCAACGATTTGAGCCCCACAACCtcacagaagaagaagagaagacaaGAAAGTAAAGATCAGGAAGAAGAAAAGTTGAAGAAGAAGAGGGAAAGGAGTTTGGAGCAGCAGATGCCAGATGAGTGCTGCAGGGAAGAGAAAAGGAGAAGGGATGAGAGtgataaag GAGCAGCTGGACCCATGAAAGCACAAGCTCAACCTTCAAGGCTGAACCCACTCAGTATCTCCAGCTACAATTTCTACTCTAAGCTGGGGGCAGGAGCATTCGCCAAA GTTATGCTGGCAAAGTTAGGAGGCAAGAAGCCATACGTGGCTGTAAAATCCATACTGAAAACAGAGAAGACCAAGTATGAGAACCTTCTAACTGAGGCGCATATTCTAAAGATCTCCAGAGACAGCCCTTTCCTCTGCCAAGGCTATGCCGCTTTTCAGACCCAG CGGCATGCCTTTTTTGTCATGGAGTATCTGAGTGGGGGCAGCCTTGAGGATGAGCTGGAGCAACACGGGTCGCTGCCCATAGACAGAGTAAA GTTCCATTCAGCAGAGGTGATATGCGGCCTGCAATTTCTACATGGCGACGGGATTATCCATCG agaCATCAAACCCATGAACATCCTACTGGACCATCAAGGACACACGAAAATTTCAGATTTCGGCCTGGCAAAGGAGAACATCTCCCCAGGAGACACCACCACTGGCTGGGCCGGAACCCTGGTATACATGGCGCCAGAG attCTACACAAAGGATCATATAATGCAGCAGTTGACTGGTGGTCATTCGGCATCACCATCTGCGACCTGGCCACTGGCAACATACCGTTTAACAACAGCAGCAAAACCAAGTTGATTAATTCCATCAAATTCCACGATCCCAAGATACCTGATGAGCTGGATAAAGATCTGAAAGATCTTCTGAGAAGG CTTCTTAAAAGAAAGCCAAAACGTCGCCTTGGACTGCGAGGAGACATCAGGAGCCACCCATTTTATCAATCCATTAATTGGGTGGTGCTGGAAGAGGAAGGATTACAACCTCCTTTCCAGCCAATAACT CCAGCAGATAAGCTATTCCAGCCGTATGATGGGAAGCGGCCACTGTCATTCCTCAATGAGGAGGAAGCAACACCAGGAGACAGAAACATCGTTCCCGGCtactcatttttaaattcaagctGGCTGGAGTAA